DNA from Paraburkholderia sp. BL10I2N1:
TGAAGTTGACGAAAGTTCTTCAGTTCTTCCATCGGCAGGCCGTAGCCGGTCAGATGCAGTAGCGAATACAGCAGCATCGAGCCGTGACCGTTCGACAGAACGAAACGGTCGCGATCGGCCCATTGCGGGTTCTTCGGGTTGTGGCGCAGATGGCGCGACCACAGCGCAACGCCAATTTCAGCCATGCCCATCGGCATGCCGGGGTGACCAGAATTGGCCTTCTGAACGGCATCCATCGACAATGCGCGGATCGCATTGGCCATCAGGGAGGTGGGAGCGGGAGACGGGGTCGTCATGTCGAGTCCGGAGAACGAGTCCAAAAAAGCGGGGGCGCCGGTCCGGAAGCTCGGCGGCCAGAGTGCTCCGGCGCACGATGCGGCGCCGGGAGACGCGAAACGGGCAGAGCAAACGGACAAGGCTGCAAAGCGTGACATTCTAACAGATCGTCAACCGTATCCCCGGCCGCGAACGGCCCGGCCAGCCACGTTTTGCCCTTGATTCGACCGTCCGGGCAGTGCCGGGTTCGCCCCGCCTCACGCACGAGTCGCCCTCTATAATCGGCCCATCGAGAACGACGGCGCGACTCGCGAAGTGAGGTATCGAAACCCGCTCGGGTACGACGCAGCGTGTTTCGCGCTCTTCGCCGCGCCGCGTGCCGCGCGATAAACTAAGCCGGTCCTTAAGTGACTTACAGAACCATGACGACGAACGGGCTGTCCGTCCGCCGCAAACAGGCCGCTCTCACAACGTGTTGATGAACCAAAGGACCAGGAGAATTCAATGACTGCCCTACGCCCAGCCGGTGTGCCGTGGTTGACGCCATACCTGACTGTGCGCGACGCGCGTGCCGCTACCGCCTTCTTCGAGAGCGCGTTTGGCTTCAGGGTCCGCGACAGCGTGCACGACGACGGCGCGATGATGCACGTCGAAATGACGTGGCAAGATCAGTTGATCGTGATGTTCGCACCGGAGGGCGCTTTCGGTTCGACCGCAAAGACACCGAAGAGCGCAGGTGCGATCGCACCGCAGTCGTTCTATCTTTATGTGGACGACGTCGATGCCGTCTACACGCGCGCGCTGGCCGCCGGCGCAAAATCGCTGAGTGAGCCGCAGGATCAGTTCTGGGGCGACCGTTTCGCTCAGATCGAGGATCTCGACGGCTACCGTTGGGCGCTTGCCCGTCACCTTTCCTGATTCGATGAGCCTTTCCACGATGCCTCGCTTTTTCGTCGGCGCGCCTCTACTGGGTGGCGACCTGCTGGTTCTTCCCGACGATGTCATGCGACACGTTCAGGTCCTCCGCCTGCAACCCGGCGACTCGATCGCGCTTTTCAACGGCGAAGGCGGCGAGTTCAGCGCCGAACTCGTCGAAGTCGAACGGCGCTCGGTTCGGGTAAAGGTCGGGGAATTCAGATCGATCGATGTGGAGCCGCCCTATCGCGTGACGCTCGCACAGGGCGTCGCCGGCGGCGACAAGATGGACTGGCTGATCGAGAAAGCGGTCGAACTCGGCGCCTCGGCGTTCGTGCCACTGACGACTGCGCGCAGCGTCGTGCGCCTGTCCGGCGAGCGGGCAGTACGCCGTCAGGCGCACTGGCAAGGGATCGTGCGCGCGTCGTGCGAACAATGCGGTCGCAACCGTCTGCCGGACGTCGCATCGGCCGTCGACCTGACTACCTGGCTCGCAAACCTCCCCGCCACGCCCGACGACGATGAACTGCGGCTGCTGCTGTCGCCGCGTGCGAGCATCGAATTTTCCGCTTTGCCGAAGGTCGCGCCGAAAGGCCCGGTGACGATCCTGATCGGACCGGAGGGCGGCCTGTCCACCGAGGAAGAAGGGCTGGCGCTGAGTCAGGGCTTCAGCGGGCTCGGGCTCGGGCCGCGCGTGCTGCGCACCGAAACAGCGGGCATCGCGATTCTTGCCGCGCTGGCGGCACGTTGGGGGGGGTGGTAGCTCGCTGGTTTTCCGCTGGCGCAAAAAAACAAAGAGCCCGCCGATCGGCGGGCTTGCTCTTTCATCGCGCCCGTTCAGGCGCGTCAATCACACATTACGCGAACGAATAGAACACGCGGAACGCCACCTTGCGCTCAGCCCAGAACTCGGCAGCTTCACGGAACACGTCGAGCAAGGTCTCACGGCCTTCCTTGTCGAACTTCTGCGCAACAGGCAATGCTTCGAGCACGATCACGAAACCCGGCTGCGTGCCTGCTTTCGCGACCAGATCGGTCAGACAATCGTATAGCGCGTCGTAGTTCTTGCCGAAGTGCTTCGGAAACGTGAACGACGTCGCGATCGTTTCCATCACTTCCTGCTTTGATTGCGCATTCCCACAACAGGCGTAAAGAAAATGCTGCCCGAGCTGCTGCGCTTCGTCAGCAAGATCCTGCACGCGGAACGCGCGGATCGACTGTACGATGTTCGGTCGTACGGTCTTGAAAAGACTCATGGGGCCCTCGTTCGATGAAAGCAAAGTGCTGGCTTCGTTCTGGTTGTCCCCGCCAGGCGTGGCACTGCGCATCTGCATGACGCGCTGGAACAGATTGCCGTCGCCAGCCGCGAAAAGATCCGTCGCGACCCCGGAGTCGTGCGCGTAGACGTTGTCGCTCATGCCGTTCATCCCGATGTCATTCAACAATACGTTTAAAACTCGTGTAGTGGTCGTCGGAGTAATAACAGTTGTCGGTTCGCCCGGGCGGACCACCGCAGACTATGCGGCGCGCGCCCCGATTGCGGGCACGTGGCGTAGGGACGGTGTATTCGTGGTAATAGCCGCGCTTATGCGGCGTCAGCAACCGCTCGTGATTGCCGAATACGATGCCGTCCTTCTCATACGGGTAAGGCCCGCCTGCTGCAATCAGGTTCAAAGTATTGACTGCTTCCGGCGGCAGTTGTGCCACCGCGATGGTGCCCTGCGCCTGATCCGTGGCCGCTGCGGTTTCCCGTGCGAAGGCGCCGGGAACGGCATTCCCAAGCAGGCTGACGACTATCAGGGCGGCCGGAAGCACGCCGT
Protein-coding regions in this window:
- a CDS encoding ribonuclease, with protein sequence MARKWLRNGVLPAALIVVSLLGNAVPGAFARETAAATDQAQGTIAVAQLPPEAVNTLNLIAAGGPYPYEKDGIVFGNHERLLTPHKRGYYHEYTVPTPRARNRGARRIVCGGPPGRTDNCYYSDDHYTSFKRIVE
- a CDS encoding VOC family protein — protein: MTALRPAGVPWLTPYLTVRDARAATAFFESAFGFRVRDSVHDDGAMMHVEMTWQDQLIVMFAPEGAFGSTAKTPKSAGAIAPQSFYLYVDDVDAVYTRALAAGAKSLSEPQDQFWGDRFAQIEDLDGYRWALARHLS
- a CDS encoding barstar family protein; the protein is MNGMSDNVYAHDSGVATDLFAAGDGNLFQRVMQMRSATPGGDNQNEASTLLSSNEGPMSLFKTVRPNIVQSIRAFRVQDLADEAQQLGQHFLYACCGNAQSKQEVMETIATSFTFPKHFGKNYDALYDCLTDLVAKAGTQPGFVIVLEALPVAQKFDKEGRETLLDVFREAAEFWAERKVAFRVFYSFA
- a CDS encoding 16S rRNA (uracil(1498)-N(3))-methyltransferase, encoding MPRFFVGAPLLGGDLLVLPDDVMRHVQVLRLQPGDSIALFNGEGGEFSAELVEVERRSVRVKVGEFRSIDVEPPYRVTLAQGVAGGDKMDWLIEKAVELGASAFVPLTTARSVVRLSGERAVRRQAHWQGIVRASCEQCGRNRLPDVASAVDLTTWLANLPATPDDDELRLLLSPRASIEFSALPKVAPKGPVTILIGPEGGLSTEEEGLALSQGFSGLGLGPRVLRTETAGIAILAALAARWGGW